The Leifsonia sp. ZF2019 DNA segment GCGGCCCGTCGACGCCGTACACGAGCGCGCCGGCGAGCGGGATGAGCAGGAACCACAGCCAGCTGTACTGGTAGCCCCAGATGCCGCTGGTGACGAAGAAGAGGATGACCGCGATGAACGGCATCACGGAGACGACCAGCAGGCCCCAGCGGTTGTTCGGGCGGTAGCGGTCGTCGCCGTACGGGTCGGCTGGCGCGGCCGGGGGTGCCGGGGCGAACGAGGCGGCCGGTGGGGACGGCGGCGTGGAAGCGCCGGGCTGGGCGCTCGCGGGAGACGGTGAGGTCGTCGCGTGGTCGTCGAGGTGCAGGGTCCCCGGCAGGTCTGCGAAAAGCGGAGCGAGGTCGCCCCGGGTGACCGCCGCGCGCGCGGACGCGACGCGGGACTGCAGCTCGGCGTCGTCGAGCCGCCCCGCGGCCGCGTGGGACTGGAGGGCGGCGACCGCGCGTTCGCGCTCGTCGTTACTGAGGCGCAGCGACGCGCCGGACGGGTCGGTGAGGTCGGTCATGCGGCCCAGTATGCCAGGGCGGCGGTCTCGGGGGGCAGGACGACCGGTCCAGGATGCGCGTGTCCCCGGTCCGGTCTACACTCGCGTTCGAACATCCGTTCGAATGGAGGAGGTGGCTGCGATGACCGATGTCGACGAAGCGGTCGCCGTGTGGACGACCGACGACGGCATCCCGTTGCGGCTGATCTGGCGGGCGACGCGCTACCGCGTGAGCGACATGCCGACCGTGTGGGCGGAGGCGCCCGCGTGGTGGCGGCCGTTCGGCGAGCACCGCTACGACGTGGGAGCGCTGCCGCGCGAGATCGGCGGCTGGCGGTTCCAGGCGACCAGCGACGCCGGGGACGCCCACGTCTTCGACGTGCGCCACGACGCCGCCGACCGCACCTGGCGCCTGGTGCGCGTCTTCGACTGAGGGCGTGGCTCCCCCGGTCGCCCAGCCACGTCGCATAGCCTCCTGGGGTGATGGACGATCGCTACGGATCCGATGTGCTGGCCCCCGGATGGAGAACGGCCGGCAAGAAGCCCATTCCCGATGTGGAGGCAGTGCGTGATCTCGTGGTCGAGGAGGCGGCGACCGGTTTCTGCGGCGCCGTCACCCGGCTGGAGGCGCAGACCGTCGAACTGGAGGACTACTTCGGGACGAAGCGGGTGTTCCCCCTCGGCTCGGCGTTCCTGATCGACGGGGAGCCCGTGCGGCTGGTGGTCCCGAAGCGCACGGCCGACGGACGTGGCCGCACCGCGTCCGGCTCCTTCTCGGTCGGCGAGCAGAAGGCACGCGTCGCCCGCGCGAGCCGCATCTTCGTGGAGGGCCGGCACGACGCTGAGCTCGTCGAACGCGTGTGGGGCGACGACCTGCGCGTCGAGGGTGTCGTGGTCGAATACCTGGAGGGCGTCGACGACCTCGACGCGATCGTGCGCGAGTTCGCCCCCACCCGCGGCCGCCGCATCGGCGTGCTGGTCGACCACCTGGTCGCCGGATCGAAGGAGAGCCGGATCGCCGAGAAGGTCGCCCGCGGGCCGTACGGCGAGCACGTGCTCGTGGTCGGGCACCCGTTCGTCGACATCTGGCAGGCGGTGAAGCCCTCTCGGGTCGGGCTGGAGGCGTGGCCGACCATCCCGCGCTCGATCGAGTGGAAGCGCGGCATCTGCGCCGCACTCGGCCTGCCCCACGAGAGCCAGGCGGACATCGCGCGCGCATGGAAGCGCATCCTGGGCCAGGTGCGCACTTTCGCCGACCTGGAGCCCGAACTGCTCGGCCGGGTCGAGCAGCTGATCGACTTCGTCACCGAGCCGGCGTAGGGTCGGCACGCCGGGCGGCTGCGCCGTCGCCCCTCCCGCCCGCCGGGCGGACGAGTCCCGCTGCGCACAGCGTTCGCACCCCAAAATGCATTTGCGCTGTTCGAACATATGTTCGAAAATAGAGCCATGTCCCCGGCCTCCGCTCCCGCCTTCGCCGATCCGGTCGCCGACCGGGCGCAGGTGCACGAGCTGCAGTCGCGCATCCGGCAGATGCAGGCGACGAAGCTGGAGAGCCGCACGTTCGAGACGCACCCCGCGCTGGGGCCGCTGCTGCCCGGCGGGGCGCTCAAGGCGGGAGCCGCGTACGCGGTCCACGGCTCGACCACCCTGCTGATGGCGCTGCTCGCCGGGCCCAGCGCGGCGGGCGCGTGGTGCGGGGTCGTGGGGATGCCCGACTTCGGTGCGGAAGCGGCCGGACGGTTCGGGATCGACCTGGAGCGGCTCGTGCTCGTGCCGCATCCGGGCGACCAGTGGCTCACGGTCACGGCGGCCGTCGTCGACGTGCTCTCGGTCGTGGCGATCGCCCCTCCCGCCCGCGCGAAGGACGGGGACGTCGCCCGGCTGAGCGCCCGTCTGCGGCAGCGGGAGGCGACGCTGATCGTCGCGGGTGACTGGCCGCAGGCCGAGGCGACGCTCTCCGTCGCGCGCAGCGGATGGGACGGCCTCGGCGCCGGGGCGGGCTATCTCTCGTCGCGGCGGGTGACCGTCGAGTCGGCGCCGCGTGGCGGGTCGGGACCGCGCCGCCGGGCCGAGCTGTGGCTGCCCGCACCCGACGAGAGCTTCCGTCCGTCGGGTCCGACCCGGCTGGAGGCGGTGGGCTAGATGCGCGAGGTCACCCGCGCGATCGTGCTCTGGTGCCCGGACTGGCCCGTGCTCGCCGCGCTGCGTGCCGACGCGGAGCTGGCCGACGACGCCCCGGTCGCCCTGATGCACAAGGGCGTCGTCTTCGCCTGCTCCGCCGCAGCCCGCGCCGACGGCGTGCGGCGCGGCCTCCGCATGCGCGAGGCGCAGTCGCGCTGCCCGCAGCTGGAGGTGCTGCCCTACGACCCCGTGCTCGACGAGCGCGCCTTCGAGCCGGTGCTGGCGGCGATCGAGGAGATCGCGCCCGGCGTGCAGCCGGTCCGACCCGGCACCTGCGTGCTACGGGCGCGCGGCCCGGCCCGCTACTACGGCGGCGAGGAGGCCGCCGCCGCCGAGCTGCTGCGCTGCCTGGAAGGGCTGGGACTGCCGGACGCCCGCGCCGGCATCGCCGACGGTCCGTTCGCCGCCGGGCAGGCCGCACGCTCCACCGGCACCTCCCGGGTGCGGGTGATCGCGCCCGGCGGCTCCCCCGCCTTCCTCGCCCCGCTGCCGGTCGCCCAGCTCGGTCTGACGGAGCTGACCCCGCTGCTGCGCCGGCTCGGCCTGCACACTCTCGGCGACCTCGCCGCCCTCGACCGGGTCGACGTGCGCGAGCGGTTCGGGGAACGCGGCGAGCATGCGCACGACCTCGCCGGCGGATTCGACGGCGCCGCGGTCGTGCCGCGCACCCCGCCGACGCAGCTGGACCGCACCATCGAGTTCGAGCCTCCCCTCGACCGGGTCGACCAGGTCGCCTTCGCCGTGCGCGGGACCGCCGAGCAGTTCGTCGCCGCCCTGACCAAGGCCGGGCTCGTCTGCACGACGCTGCGGGTGGAGGTCGCCGACGAGTCCGGACGCATCAGCGAGCGCAGCTGGCTGCACCCGCGCCTGTTCTCGCCGGGCGACGTCGTCGACCGGGTGCGCTGGCAGCTGCAGGGCTCCGGCGGCGCGGAACCCGGCCTCGCCTCGCCGATCGTGCGGGTGGGGCTCGTACCGGAAGCGGTGGACGACATCGGCCACCACGAGGACGGCCTGTGGGGCGGCGGCGCCGACGAGCGCATCCACCACGGCCTCACCCGGGTGCAGAGCATGCTGGGGCACGAGGCCGTGCTCACGGCGACGATCGGCGGCGGGCGCGGGCTCACGGAGCGGCAGGTGCTGGTGCCGTGGGGCGACCGGCCGGTGGGCGCCTCCCGGGCCGAGCAGCCCTGGCCGGGGTCGCTGCCCGCCCCCGCGCCGTCCACCGTGTTCGAGGTGCCGCGGCCGGTCGCGGTCCTGACCGAGGAGGGCGCGACGGTCGACGTGAGCGACCGCGGCGACCTCACCGCACCGATCGCCCTCTTCTCCCCCACCGGGGCCCTGCGCGACGCCCGGGAGGTCGCGTCGTGGGCCGGCCCCTGGCCGGTGCGGGAGCGCTGGTGGGACGCCACCCTCGCCCGCGCCATGCACCGGTTCCAGCTGGTCGACGCCGACGGCACCGCGTGGCTCCTCCGCCTCGCCTCCGGAGGCTGGTTCGCGGAGGCGCGCTATGACTAGCCGCGTGTTCCCCATGGTCGTCGACAGCGGGGTCGCCAATCGCCGGTATCCGGCGCTCGAAGCGGCGGAATGCGTCCCCGCGGCGGCGGTGCCCGCACGCGCACGGGAGGGGCGGCGCTGATGGGCTGGAACAACCCGCCGATCCCGTGGGCCGAGTTCGAGCGCCGGCTCTCCGGGCGCCGCACCGGGGAGCAGCCGGTCGAGCGCCCCTCCTCGCGCAAGCGGCAGAAGTATGTGCCGCAGCCCATGCCGGAGGAGCCGGAGATCGGCCACGTCCCCTACGCCGAGCTGCACGCGCACAGCAACTTCAGCTTCCTCGACGGGGCGAGTTCGCCCGAGGAGCTGCTGGAGGAGGCGACCCGGCTGCGGCTGCACGGGCTCGCGCTCACCGACCACGACGGCTTCTACGGCGCGGTCCACCTGGCCGAGGCCGCCGAAGCCTACGAGCGGGTGAAGACGGTGTACGGCGCCGAGCTGTCGCTCGCGCTCAGCCGCCCCCAGAACGGCGAGGCCGACCCCGAGGGCAGCCACCTCGTGGTGCTCGCCCGCCGCCAGGAGGGCTACCACCGCCTCGCGGCGGCGATCACCGCCGGCCAGCTCGCGGGCGGCGAGAAGGGCCGCCCGGTCTACCGGCTGCCCGAACTGGCCGAGCAGGCCGCGGGCGACTGGATGGTGCTGACCGGTTGCCGCAAGGGCGACGTGCGCCTCGCGCTGGCGGAGCGGGGCGAGCGCGCGGCCGAGCACGAGGCGGCCCGGCTGGCGGAGCTGTTCGGCCGGGACAACGTGCTGGTCGAGCTGATCGACCAGGGCAACCCGCACGACACCACCGACAACGATGCCCTCGCCCGCATCGCTGACCGCCTCGGGCTGCCGGTGGTGGCCACCAACAACGTCCACTACGCCTCCCCCGCGCAGTACCCGCTGGCCACCGCGATCTCGGCGGTGCGCGCCCGGCGCAGCCTGGACGAGATGGACGGCTGGCTGCCCGCCTCGGCCGCCGCCCACCTGCGCAGCGGGCGCGAGATGGCAGCCCGGTTCTCCCGCTACCCCGGCGCGGTGGAGCGCACCGTGGAGGTGGCGGACGACCTCTCCTTCCGGCTCCGCAGCGCCCGGCCGCGACTGCCCAAGCAGGAGGTGCCGGAGGGGCACACCCCGATGAGCTGGCTGCGCGAGCTGACCTGGCGCGGCGCTGCCGAACGCTACCCCGACCTCGACGCCCACCCCCGGTGGCGGGAGCGCATCGAACGCGAGCTCGACGTCATCGAGGCCAAGGACTTCCCCGGCTACTTCCTGATCGTCTACGACATCGTGCGGTTCGCCCGCAGTCAGGGGATCCTCTGCCAGGGCCGCGGCTCGGCGGCCAACTCGGCGGTCGTGTACCTGCTCGGGATCACCGCGGTCGACTCGATCAAGTACGACCTGCCGTTCGAGCGGTTCCTCTCCAGCATGCGCGAGGAGGAGCCCGACATCGACGTCGACTTCGACTCCGACCGGCGGGAGGAGGTCATCCAGTACGTCTACGCGAAGTACGGCCGGCACAACGCCGCCCAGGTCGCGAACGTGATCACCTACCGCCCCAAGAACGCGGTGCGCGACATGGCGAAGGCGCTCGGCCACTCCACCGGCCAGCAGGACGCCTGGAGCAAGCAGATCGACTCCTGGTCGCACGTCGAAGCCACCGACGACCACGACATCCCGGAGCCGGTGGTGGAGCTGGCGCAGCAGGTGCTGAAGTTCCCCCGGCACCTCGGCATCCACTCGGGCGGCATGGTGCTCACCGACCGTCCCGTCGGGGAGGTGTGCCCGATCGAGCACGCCCGCATGCAGGGCCGAACCGTGCTGCAGTGGGACAAGGACGACTGCGCCTGGATGGGCCTGGTCAAGTTCGACCTGCTCGGGCTCGGGATGCTGAGCGCACTCGACTACGGCATGCGCACCATCGCGTCGGCGCTGGGCGAGCAGTGGACGCTGGAGAGCATCCCGAAAGAGGAGCAGGGCGTCTACGACATGCTCTGCCGTGCCGACTCCATCGGCGTGTTCCAGGTGGAGAGCCGAGCGCAGATCGGCACACTCCCCCGGCTGCGGCCGCGCTCGTTCTACGACCTCGTGATCGAGATCGCGCTCATCCGCCCCGGCCCCATCCAGGGCGGCGCCGTGCATCCGTACATCCGCCGCAAGCTCGGCCAGGAGGAGGTGACCTACCTGCATCCCGCGCTCGAGCCCGTGCTGAAGCGCACACTGGGGGTTCCGCTGTTCCAGGAGCAGCTGATGCAGATGGCGGTCGCGGTCGGCGACTGCACCGCGGAGGACGCCGACCTGCTGCGCCGCGCGATGGGCTCCAAGCGCGGCGTGGAGAAGATCGACCGGCTGCGCTCGAAGCTCTACGCGGGCATGGAGCACAACGGCATCACCGGCGCCGACGCCGACGCGATCTACGCCAAGATCGAGGCGTTCGCCAACTTCGGCTTCGCCGAGAGCCACGCGATCAGCTTCGCCCTGCTGGTCTATGTGAGCTCGTGGATGAAGCTGCACTACCCGGGCGCGTTCCTCGCCGCGTTGCTGCGCGCACAGCCGATGGGCTTCTACTCGCCGCGCACCCTCACGGCCGACGCCCGGCGGCACGGCGTCGTCGTGCACCGGCCGGACATCCACCGCTCCGGCGTCTTCCCGCTGCTCGAACCGCTCGACGCCGCGCACCCGGGCCCGACCGGCGCGGACCCGTGCCTCGTGACCGAGCAGCCGCCGATCGCCCCGTTCGACCCGGCCGAGCCGCTCGACCACTCCGCCCATCGCCGCGACGCGGGGCACGCCGTGCGGCTCGGCCTCGCCGGGGTCACCTCCATCGGCGAGAAGCTGGCCGAGCGGATCGTCGCCGAGCGCGAGGAGCACGGCCCGTATCGCGACCTCGCCGACCTCTCCCGGCGGGTCGGGCTGACGACCGCGCAGCTGGAGGCGCTCGCCGCGGCGGGCGTGTTCGGGGGCTTCGGACTCGACCGGCGGCAGGCGATCTGGGAGGCGGGCAGCGCCGCCCAGGAGAAGGCGGAGTATCTGCCCGGCACGGCGATCACCGCGCAGCCGCCACTGCTCCCCCTGCTGAGCCCGGCGGAACAGCTCGCGAGCGATCTGTGGGCGACGGGTATCTCGACCGACGACCATCCGATCCGCTTCCTGCGCCCGGCCC contains these protein-coding regions:
- a CDS encoding DUF6504 family protein, with translation MTDVDEAVAVWTTDDGIPLRLIWRATRYRVSDMPTVWAEAPAWWRPFGEHRYDVGALPREIGGWRFQATSDAGDAHVFDVRHDAADRTWRLVRVFD
- a CDS encoding error-prone DNA polymerase produces the protein MGWNNPPIPWAEFERRLSGRRTGEQPVERPSSRKRQKYVPQPMPEEPEIGHVPYAELHAHSNFSFLDGASSPEELLEEATRLRLHGLALTDHDGFYGAVHLAEAAEAYERVKTVYGAELSLALSRPQNGEADPEGSHLVVLARRQEGYHRLAAAITAGQLAGGEKGRPVYRLPELAEQAAGDWMVLTGCRKGDVRLALAERGERAAEHEAARLAELFGRDNVLVELIDQGNPHDTTDNDALARIADRLGLPVVATNNVHYASPAQYPLATAISAVRARRSLDEMDGWLPASAAAHLRSGREMAARFSRYPGAVERTVEVADDLSFRLRSARPRLPKQEVPEGHTPMSWLRELTWRGAAERYPDLDAHPRWRERIERELDVIEAKDFPGYFLIVYDIVRFARSQGILCQGRGSAANSAVVYLLGITAVDSIKYDLPFERFLSSMREEEPDIDVDFDSDRREEVIQYVYAKYGRHNAAQVANVITYRPKNAVRDMAKALGHSTGQQDAWSKQIDSWSHVEATDDHDIPEPVVELAQQVLKFPRHLGIHSGGMVLTDRPVGEVCPIEHARMQGRTVLQWDKDDCAWMGLVKFDLLGLGMLSALDYGMRTIASALGEQWTLESIPKEEQGVYDMLCRADSIGVFQVESRAQIGTLPRLRPRSFYDLVIEIALIRPGPIQGGAVHPYIRRKLGQEEVTYLHPALEPVLKRTLGVPLFQEQLMQMAVAVGDCTAEDADLLRRAMGSKRGVEKIDRLRSKLYAGMEHNGITGADADAIYAKIEAFANFGFAESHAISFALLVYVSSWMKLHYPGAFLAALLRAQPMGFYSPRTLTADARRHGVVVHRPDIHRSGVFPLLEPLDAAHPGPTGADPCLVTEQPPIAPFDPAEPLDHSAHRRDAGHAVRLGLAGVTSIGEKLAERIVAEREEHGPYRDLADLSRRVGLTTAQLEALAAAGVFGGFGLDRRQAIWEAGSAAQEKAEYLPGTAITAQPPLLPLLSPAEQLASDLWATGISTDDHPIRFLRPALASRGVRTAAMLATSESGRRIEVGGVVTHRQRPATAAGVTFLNLEDETGLVNVVCPVGVWNRYRRVARQAPAMIVRGILERSEEGVVNVIADRLEPLQTGMRTASRDFR
- a CDS encoding DUF3097 domain-containing protein gives rise to the protein MDDRYGSDVLAPGWRTAGKKPIPDVEAVRDLVVEEAATGFCGAVTRLEAQTVELEDYFGTKRVFPLGSAFLIDGEPVRLVVPKRTADGRGRTASGSFSVGEQKARVARASRIFVEGRHDAELVERVWGDDLRVEGVVVEYLEGVDDLDAIVREFAPTRGRRIGVLVDHLVAGSKESRIAEKVARGPYGEHVLVVGHPFVDIWQAVKPSRVGLEAWPTIPRSIEWKRGICAALGLPHESQADIARAWKRILGQVRTFADLEPELLGRVEQLIDFVTEPA
- a CDS encoding DNA polymerase Y family protein, giving the protein MREVTRAIVLWCPDWPVLAALRADAELADDAPVALMHKGVVFACSAAARADGVRRGLRMREAQSRCPQLEVLPYDPVLDERAFEPVLAAIEEIAPGVQPVRPGTCVLRARGPARYYGGEEAAAAELLRCLEGLGLPDARAGIADGPFAAGQAARSTGTSRVRVIAPGGSPAFLAPLPVAQLGLTELTPLLRRLGLHTLGDLAALDRVDVRERFGERGEHAHDLAGGFDGAAVVPRTPPTQLDRTIEFEPPLDRVDQVAFAVRGTAEQFVAALTKAGLVCTTLRVEVADESGRISERSWLHPRLFSPGDVVDRVRWQLQGSGGAEPGLASPIVRVGLVPEAVDDIGHHEDGLWGGGADERIHHGLTRVQSMLGHEAVLTATIGGGRGLTERQVLVPWGDRPVGASRAEQPWPGSLPAPAPSTVFEVPRPVAVLTEEGATVDVSDRGDLTAPIALFSPTGALRDAREVASWAGPWPVRERWWDATLARAMHRFQLVDADGTAWLLRLASGGWFAEARYD
- a CDS encoding DUF1707 SHOCT-like domain-containing protein, which encodes MTDLTDPSGASLRLSNDERERAVAALQSHAAAGRLDDAELQSRVASARAAVTRGDLAPLFADLPGTLHLDDHATTSPSPASAQPGASTPPSPPAASFAPAPPAAPADPYGDDRYRPNNRWGLLVVSVMPFIAVILFFVTSGIWGYQYSWLWFLLIPLAGALVYGVDGPRRR